The following proteins are co-located in the Spirochaetota bacterium genome:
- a CDS encoding nucleotidyltransferase domain-containing protein, whose amino-acid sequence MDKNDASSLARQYALVIKANYDCKQIFLFGSYAGETHHEESDIDIAVILREFENPIDIQLELMRLRRNIDSRIEPHPFREKNFNMSNPIVHEILKHGQRIDTDFLDNLE is encoded by the coding sequence ATGGATAAAAACGATGCCTCAAGTCTTGCCCGACAATATGCTTTAGTAATAAAGGCGAATTATGATTGTAAGCAGATATTTCTTTTCGGCTCATACGCAGGGGAGACTCATCACGAAGAGAGCGATATTGACATTGCTGTAATTTTGAGGGAATTTGAAAATCCGATAGATATACAATTGGAACTAATGAGACTGCGGCGTAACATTGATAGCAGGATAGAGCCGCATCCTTTCAGAGAGAAAAATTTCAATATGTCAAATCCGATTGTACATGAAATATTGAAGCATGGTCAAAGAATTGACACTGATTTTCTTGATAATCTTGAATAA
- a CDS encoding CsgG/HfaB family protein — protein MKKTRIMWLFLILVNLFAVIPSHSAERMTIAVLDFKAEGINASLAKEVSDLVRDEFINSGRFIVLERSQIEKILQELEFEQTGCTDSSCAVEIGKMLSARKMMIGKVSRSLGKIKLNIRIVDVERGVAEFSARDKASTEELVEQAVERITRKLIARIEGKKVDDAEFKERRVVKLTDSERNRNGMRAMLFSVVPGLGQVVYGDDFALYEGIFFFVGTAALGYFSYTSNQDMKDKRDEYNSLAPNLPPTQYNDKKDDAEKAKDMHNIFRIAAISFYALNFVDAFFAGRRIDTKVVFSQSIMPVGEGFFAHLNPALNDDEDAFRIGYIYKF, from the coding sequence ATGAAAAAGACTCGTATAATGTGGTTATTCCTGATTTTAGTGAATCTTTTTGCCGTTATTCCGTCTCATTCTGCTGAAAGAATGACAATAGCTGTTCTCGATTTTAAGGCTGAAGGCATAAACGCGAGCCTGGCCAAAGAGGTCAGCGATCTTGTGAGAGACGAATTTATAAATAGCGGCAGGTTCATTGTGCTTGAAAGGAGTCAGATTGAGAAGATTTTGCAGGAACTGGAGTTTGAGCAGACTGGCTGCACAGACAGCTCCTGCGCAGTTGAGATCGGCAAAATGCTGAGCGCCAGGAAGATGATGATCGGCAAGGTAAGCCGCTCCCTAGGCAAAATCAAATTGAATATCCGTATTGTTGATGTTGAAAGGGGTGTGGCTGAATTCAGCGCCCGGGATAAGGCTTCAACTGAAGAGCTGGTGGAGCAGGCTGTGGAAAGGATCACACGAAAGCTAATCGCAAGAATCGAAGGCAAAAAGGTTGATGATGCGGAGTTCAAAGAGAGGCGGGTGGTCAAGCTAACGGATAGCGAAAGGAACAGAAACGGAATGAGGGCAATGTTATTCTCAGTTGTTCCCGGCCTCGGGCAGGTTGTTTATGGCGATGACTTTGCCCTGTATGAAGGAATTTTCTTTTTCGTGGGCACCGCTGCTCTCGGTTATTTTTCATACACCAGTAATCAGGACATGAAGGACAAGAGGGATGAGTATAACTCCCTTGCTCCAAATTTACCCCCAACACAATATAACGATAAAAAGGATGATGCCGAAAAGGCTAAAGACATGCACAACATCTTTCGTATTGCAGCAATCAGTTTCTATGCCCTTAACTTTGTGGACGCCTTCTTTGCAGGCAGGAGGATTGATACTAAGGTTGTGTTCAGCCAATCCATTATGCCTGTTGGTGAAGGTTTCTTTGCTCATTTAAATCCGGCGCTAAATGATGATGAAGATGCATTCCGGATTGGTTACATATACAAATTTTAA
- a CDS encoding addiction module protein has product MQNTIELKCLSRDEKLRLMEAIWEDLLNEEEQIESPDWHKIALQETERRFSTGREKIVDWQDAKKELRKRFE; this is encoded by the coding sequence ATGCAAAACACAATCGAATTAAAGTGCCTTTCCAGAGATGAAAAATTGAGGTTAATGGAAGCCATTTGGGAAGACCTGTTAAATGAAGAGGAACAGATTGAATCTCCAGATTGGCACAAGATAGCTCTACAGGAAACAGAACGTCGATTTAGCACAGGGCGGGAAAAGATTGTGGACTGGCAAGATGCAAAAAAAGAACTCCGAAAACGATTCGAATGA
- a CDS encoding PIN domain protein produces MKLRVYADTSVFGGCFDNEFLESSKQLVKEFTLGIKLLVVSDLTLKEIENAPLEVQDIMSTIPDKFKEYITLEDESKYLAKKYIAEKAISKKYTIDSQHIAIATANRVDVLVSWHFKHIVNLRRIHLYNATNLKYGYPIIEIRSPREIIDEK; encoded by the coding sequence ATGAAATTAAGAGTATACGCTGATACTTCTGTATTTGGAGGTTGTTTTGATAATGAATTTTTGGAATCTTCAAAACAATTAGTAAAAGAATTTACACTGGGAATAAAACTATTAGTTGTTTCTGATTTAACACTGAAAGAAATTGAAAATGCGCCATTAGAAGTTCAGGACATAATGTCAACAATTCCTGACAAATTTAAGGAATATATAACTTTAGAGGATGAATCAAAATATTTAGCAAAAAAATATATTGCAGAAAAAGCAATTAGTAAAAAATATACTATTGACTCCCAACATATTGCCATTGCAACAGCAAATCGTGTGGATGTGTTAGTTAGTTGGCATTTTAAACATATTGTTAATTTAAGAAGAATTCATCTCTATAATGCAACAAATTTAAAATACGGTTATCCTATTATAGAAATAAGATCACCCAGGGAGATTATAGATGAAAAATAA
- the rpmE gene encoding 50S ribosomal protein L31, whose protein sequence is MKSGIHPKYEDTVIKCACGNEIKTRSTVNDIHVEICSNCHPFYTKKQKIVDSAGRVEKFKKKYKIK, encoded by the coding sequence ATGAAATCTGGCATACATCCAAAATATGAAGATACTGTGATCAAATGCGCCTGTGGAAATGAAATCAAGACAAGATCAACCGTTAATGATATACATGTTGAGATATGTTCAAATTGTCATCCCTTTTACACAAAGAAGCAAAAGATTGTGGACAGCGCAGGTAGGGTAGAAAAATTCAAGAAAAAATATAAGATAAAATAA
- a CDS encoding type II toxin-antitoxin system RelE/ParE family toxin has product MKIKLLSFALDDLSEGRSFYEKQGEGLGQYFLDSLFSDIDSLTLYCGIHPKFFGYHRMLSKRFPYAIYYKFEEESVVVVCRVLNMRRDPKKIRQSLKSE; this is encoded by the coding sequence ATGAAAATCAAGCTGCTTTCTTTTGCTCTAGATGATTTGTCTGAAGGTCGATCGTTTTATGAGAAACAGGGTGAAGGATTGGGACAATATTTCTTAGATTCTCTGTTTTCCGATATTGATTCTTTGACTTTGTATTGTGGCATCCATCCAAAATTCTTCGGCTATCATCGAATGCTATCCAAGAGATTTCCTTATGCCATTTATTACAAGTTTGAAGAGGAATCGGTGGTTGTAGTGTGTAGAGTTCTTAACATGCGGCGTGATCCTAAGAAGATAAGGCAGTCATTGAAGTCTGAGTGA
- the rho gene encoding transcription termination factor Rho, with amino-acid sequence MGRINGTTKLENREKNNNRAAKKGSYKNSSNGSKISNGNGNGSRNTTNIENRLDLAELKSKTINELQALTRDMEIEGVSGLRKQELIFEILKAQTERSGLIFSSGVLEILNEGYGFLRSTTYNYLPGQDDIYVSPSQIRLFGLRTGDTVTGQIRPPKDNERFFALLRIEAVNFENPDNLQKRPLFDNLTPLYPSERICLETESKNIDMRIVNIVTPIGKGQRGLIVAPPRTGKTILLQKIANSITTNHPEVYLIVLLIDERPEEVTDMQRSVNGEVISSTFDEPAFRHVQVAEMVMEKAKRLVEHKNDVVILLDSITRLARAYNQIVPTSGKVLSGGVDSNALHKPKRFFGAARNIEDGGSLTVLATALIDTGSRMDEVIFEEFKGTGNSELHLERKLVDKRVFPAIDINKSGTRKEELLVGEEELSKIWVLRKVISGMSVTEAMELLIDKMRLTKNNKAFFMAMNS; translated from the coding sequence ATGGGACGTATAAATGGAACAACGAAGTTAGAAAACAGGGAAAAGAATAACAACAGAGCTGCTAAAAAGGGTTCCTATAAAAATTCATCTAATGGATCTAAGATAAGTAATGGGAATGGTAATGGAAGCAGGAATACAACTAATATTGAGAATCGTCTTGATCTGGCTGAATTAAAGTCAAAGACCATAAACGAATTGCAAGCCCTGACAAGGGATATGGAAATCGAAGGCGTATCTGGTTTAAGAAAACAGGAACTAATCTTTGAGATATTAAAAGCGCAAACAGAGAGGAGTGGTCTTATCTTTTCCAGCGGGGTTCTTGAGATCCTTAATGAAGGATATGGATTTCTAAGGTCAACAACCTATAATTATCTACCAGGACAGGATGATATTTATGTATCGCCATCCCAAATAAGGCTCTTTGGTCTTAGAACTGGGGATACCGTAACCGGACAGATAAGACCTCCAAAGGACAATGAGAGATTCTTTGCTCTCTTAAGAATTGAGGCTGTTAATTTTGAGAATCCTGATAATCTTCAAAAGAGACCGCTCTTCGACAACCTAACCCCTCTTTATCCATCTGAGAGAATATGTCTTGAAACGGAATCAAAAAATATTGACATGAGAATAGTTAATATCGTTACCCCAATTGGCAAAGGACAGAGAGGCCTAATCGTTGCTCCCCCGCGAACAGGCAAGACAATACTATTACAAAAAATTGCCAATTCAATTACAACGAATCATCCAGAGGTTTATCTGATAGTATTGCTTATTGATGAAAGGCCTGAAGAGGTCACTGATATGCAGCGTTCAGTAAACGGAGAAGTAATATCTTCCACCTTTGACGAACCGGCATTTAGACATGTACAGGTTGCTGAGATGGTAATGGAAAAGGCAAAGAGATTAGTTGAGCATAAAAATGATGTTGTTATCCTGCTCGACTCAATCACGAGATTGGCCAGAGCCTACAATCAGATAGTGCCTACAAGCGGAAAGGTGCTTTCTGGTGGGGTTGATTCAAATGCATTGCATAAACCGAAGAGATTCTTTGGCGCGGCGAGAAACATCGAGGATGGTGGAAGTTTAACAGTCCTTGCCACAGCTCTTATTGATACAGGCAGCAGAATGGATGAGGTCATCTTTGAAGAGTTTAAGGGCACAGGAAATTCTGAACTCCATCTGGAAAGAAAATTAGTTGACAAAAGAGTCTTCCCTGCCATCGATATCAACAAATCTGGAACCAGGAAGGAAGAGCTATTGGTTGGCGAAGAGGAACTGAGTAAAATATGGGTTTTAAGAAAGGTCATTTCTGGCATGAGTGTAACAGAGGCAATGGAGCTTCTTATCGATAAGATGAGGCTGACTAAGAATAATAAGGCCTTCTTTATGGCTATGAATTCCTAA
- a CDS encoding LamG-like jellyroll fold domain-containing protein, with protein MKKLIRFIKIVILAISISCLFTCADVDLNNPNDPANGLYPVADFYINGGIATSIYAPQPVTISAESTANPSGSALQYRWLFANDGAWTDWLSVPTITRNYSTLGTETVTLEVINEEERIDNITKVISIVDSNVPTASFTFSPTSPVYGAVVTFDASGSTDDDSSAAKIQVRWDFENDGAFNTEWSAEKTATHVYDTVGDYTAKLAVKDKYGLMGDVTNVVAVKDLPKEGLVAYYPLNGNANDESGNGYDGTVLGGATVNDVLVIGDNASDRLSLPNTIVNGLGDFTFSAELKIDIIHTTGTDPENCWISCARASEYNAFMIYYRPTYKFWRMRINNSYYDFNINSLIEDHDWHHVIVIRIGSVAKFYIDGSQGGDDINVSGTQLAVDTGGFIIGQEQDSFGGGFAQNQSFAGQVDNLRIYNRALTESEIQALYNEGGWTGK; from the coding sequence ATGAAAAAATTAATACGCTTTATAAAGATTGTAATTCTTGCTATATCTATTTCTTGCCTCTTTACATGCGCGGATGTTGATCTGAATAATCCGAACGATCCTGCAAATGGTTTATATCCTGTAGCTGATTTCTACATCAATGGAGGAATAGCAACCTCAATATACGCACCTCAACCTGTAACGATTTCAGCAGAATCCACTGCAAATCCATCAGGAAGTGCATTACAATATAGATGGCTCTTTGCCAATGACGGCGCATGGACTGACTGGTTATCAGTTCCTACAATAACAAGAAATTATTCAACTCTGGGCACAGAAACAGTGACGCTTGAAGTTATAAATGAAGAAGAAAGGATTGATAACATTACAAAGGTCATCTCAATTGTTGACAGCAATGTGCCTACAGCAAGTTTTACATTCAGTCCAACTTCGCCCGTTTATGGCGCTGTTGTCACCTTTGATGCTTCAGGTTCTACTGATGATGATTCTTCTGCCGCAAAGATTCAGGTGAGGTGGGATTTTGAAAATGACGGCGCTTTTAATACTGAATGGAGCGCTGAGAAGACTGCAACGCATGTTTATGATACTGTGGGGGATTATACTGCTAAGTTAGCGGTTAAGGATAAGTATGGGCTTATGGGGGATGTTACTAATGTTGTTGCTGTAAAGGATCTTCCTAAAGAGGGGTTGGTTGCTTATTATCCTTTAAATGGGAATGCGAATGATGAAAGTGGGAATGGGTATGACGGGACTGTTCTTGGTGGTGCAACTGTAAATGATGTTTTAGTAATAGGTGATAATGCTTCAGATAGATTATCTTTACCAAATACTATAGTAAATGGATTAGGAGACTTTACTTTTTCAGCAGAGCTTAAAATTGATATAATACATACAACCGGAACAGATCCTGAGAATTGTTGGATAAGTTGTGCTAGAGCATCTGAATATAATGCTTTTATGATATATTATAGACCAACTTACAAATTTTGGAGGATGAGAATAAATAATAGCTATTATGATTTTAACATAAATTCTTTAATTGAAGATCATGATTGGCATCATGTCATTGTCATAAGAATTGGTTCAGTCGCAAAATTTTATATAGATGGATCTCAGGGAGGTGATGATATCAACGTTAGTGGAACACAATTAGCTGTCGATACTGGAGGTTTTATTATTGGACAAGAACAGGACTCGTTTGGAGGAGGTTTTGCTCAAAACCAATCATTTGCAGGACAAGTAGATAATTTAAGAATCTACAACCGCGCCCTAACCGAATCCGAAATCCAAGCTCTGTACAATGAAGGAGGCTGGACAGGCAAATGA
- the ilvD gene encoding dihydroxy-acid dehydratase, which produces MRSDLMKKGIQKAPHRSLFKAAGLTDEELARPIIGIANSANEIIPGHIHLDRIADAVKKGIIAAGGTPLEFSTIGVCDGIAMNHIGMKYSLGSRELIADSIEIMAIAHPFDGLVMIPNCDKIIPGMLIAAVRLDIPTIVISGGPMLAGNYKGENVAVDNVFEAVGKAATKSITKDDLYKLECVACPGIGSCAGLYTANSMNCLTEALGIALPYNGTIPAVMADRIRIAKESGKRVLDLVKKQITPKKIITKHAIENALAVDMAIGGSSNTALHIPALAHYAGIELNLKGINPISEKVPHLCTLAPAGNHHLQDLHNAGGIPAIMNELLKHGLIHGKCKTVTGKSVSKNVKDYRILDKRIIRTVDNPVHSDGGLAVLTGNIAPDGCIVKQSAVDPTMLKHSGPAMVFKSEETAVKAIMSGKISKGDVIVIIYEGPKGGPGMREMLTPTSVVAGMGLDKDVALITDGRFSGATRGSSIGHISPEAAAGGPIAIVQDGDIIEIDIPNKRINLKLSEDKIQERLEILELPTPNITTGYMARYSNLVSSADKGAVFEF; this is translated from the coding sequence ATGAGAAGCGATTTGATGAAAAAGGGAATCCAGAAGGCGCCTCACAGGTCACTATTTAAGGCGGCTGGTCTTACAGATGAGGAACTAGCTCGACCCATTATCGGGATTGCCAACTCCGCTAATGAAATAATTCCAGGGCACATTCATCTGGACAGGATTGCTGACGCTGTTAAAAAGGGAATAATTGCTGCTGGCGGCACACCATTAGAGTTTTCCACAATCGGAGTTTGTGATGGAATAGCGATGAATCACATTGGGATGAAGTACTCCCTAGGATCAAGGGAATTAATCGCAGACTCAATAGAGATAATGGCGATAGCACATCCCTTTGACGGACTAGTAATGATTCCCAATTGCGATAAAATCATCCCGGGCATGCTAATCGCCGCAGTTCGTCTTGATATCCCAACCATAGTAATAAGCGGCGGCCCGATGCTTGCCGGGAATTATAAGGGAGAGAATGTGGCGGTTGATAATGTCTTTGAGGCTGTTGGAAAGGCAGCGACAAAATCGATAACAAAGGATGATTTATACAAACTTGAGTGCGTTGCCTGCCCTGGCATTGGCTCATGCGCTGGATTATATACTGCAAATTCTATGAATTGTTTAACCGAGGCTCTCGGTATTGCGCTTCCTTATAATGGAACAATTCCAGCGGTGATGGCTGACAGGATTAGAATCGCAAAGGAGAGTGGGAAAAGGGTATTGGACCTTGTTAAAAAACAGATTACACCCAAAAAAATCATCACAAAACATGCCATTGAGAATGCGCTGGCAGTGGACATGGCAATTGGTGGATCATCAAATACAGCGCTTCACATACCAGCCCTCGCTCATTATGCGGGAATAGAACTAAACCTGAAAGGCATAAACCCAATTTCTGAGAAGGTGCCACACCTGTGTACCCTCGCTCCGGCAGGTAATCATCACCTTCAGGATCTTCATAATGCCGGGGGCATACCAGCTATTATGAATGAACTCCTGAAACATGGCCTTATACATGGCAAGTGTAAAACTGTTACAGGTAAGAGTGTATCTAAAAATGTAAAGGATTATAGGATACTAGACAAAAGGATCATTAGAACCGTTGACAATCCTGTACACTCAGATGGTGGTTTGGCTGTATTAACAGGGAATATTGCGCCTGATGGATGTATAGTTAAGCAGTCCGCAGTTGATCCAACGATGCTGAAACATAGCGGCCCGGCTATGGTTTTTAAATCAGAGGAAACCGCGGTAAAGGCAATAATGTCAGGTAAAATCAGCAAGGGCGATGTTATTGTCATCATCTATGAAGGGCCAAAGGGGGGGCCTGGGATGAGAGAGATGCTTACTCCAACCTCTGTTGTCGCTGGCATGGGATTGGATAAGGATGTGGCCCTCATCACAGATGGCAGATTTTCCGGCGCCACAAGAGGCTCTTCAATTGGTCACATCTCGCCAGAGGCCGCTGCCGGAGGGCCCATTGCAATAGTGCAGGATGGGGATATTATTGAGATTGATATACCCAATAAAAGGATTAACCTGAAACTATCGGAGGATAAAATCCAGGAAAGGCTTGAAATACTGGAGCTACCAACCCCTAACATTACAACCGGTTATATGGCCAGATATTCAAATCTAGTTTCATCAGCAGACAAGGGAGCTGTCTTTGAATTTTGA
- a CDS encoding DUF2283 domain-containing protein → MNIQYNEKTDLLYLRLADNKQDVVNKRISENIVLDMSEDEKIVGIEILDASRYIDLDKLMPVHYELV, encoded by the coding sequence ATGAATATTCAATATAATGAAAAGACAGACCTTTTATATCTTCGATTAGCAGATAACAAACAGGATGTAGTAAATAAAAGAATATCGGAGAACATTGTGCTCGACATGAGTGAGGATGAGAAAATAGTAGGAATTGAGATCCTTGATGCCTCCAGGTATATAGATTTAGACAAGTTAATGCCGGTTCATTATGAACTTGTATAG
- the mtnP gene encoding S-methyl-5'-thioadenosine phosphorylase, protein MNKANVGIIGGTGIYEIEGVEVLEELNMDTPWGRPSDSIIIARVGDVNAAFVPRHGIGHKHPPHQVNSRANIAALKMIGVREILAFSAVGSLKEEIKPLDFVLPNQVIDRTKARPSTFFENGIVAHVAFADPFCLRLHQIIIPIAKEKGLKLHTNETVICMDGPAFSTRAESNLYRSWGAGIINMSTLPEAKLAREAEICYAIICMSTDYDCWKEDEEHVTAEMIISNLNKNADRAKALLKALLPHMREERTCSCKEAIKYSTITSKEYQNLEEAEKLEKIFPDYF, encoded by the coding sequence ATGAATAAAGCAAATGTAGGCATTATAGGCGGCACTGGTATTTATGAGATTGAGGGTGTAGAGGTACTCGAAGAACTCAACATGGACACTCCTTGGGGAAGGCCCTCCGATTCAATAATAATCGCCAGGGTGGGAGATGTTAACGCTGCCTTTGTTCCAAGACATGGTATAGGACACAAACATCCCCCTCATCAGGTTAACTCCCGTGCTAACATCGCCGCATTAAAGATGATTGGAGTTCGGGAAATTCTTGCATTTTCTGCTGTTGGAAGCCTAAAAGAGGAGATTAAGCCGCTCGATTTTGTATTGCCGAATCAGGTTATAGATAGGACAAAGGCACGTCCAAGCACTTTTTTTGAGAATGGCATAGTAGCTCATGTTGCCTTTGCTGATCCCTTTTGTCTCAGGTTGCATCAAATCATTATACCGATTGCAAAGGAGAAGGGCCTGAAGCTTCATACAAACGAAACAGTTATTTGCATGGATGGCCCAGCTTTTTCCACAAGGGCAGAAAGCAATCTGTACAGATCATGGGGAGCCGGAATAATAAATATGAGCACCCTGCCAGAAGCGAAATTGGCCAGAGAAGCCGAAATATGCTATGCCATCATATGCATGAGCACTGACTATGATTGCTGGAAGGAGGATGAGGAGCATGTTACTGCTGAGATGATAATCAGCAATCTCAACAAAAATGCTGACAGGGCGAAGGCATTACTAAAGGCATTACTGCCTCACATGAGAGAAGAGAGGACATGTTCATGCAAAGAGGCAATAAAATACTCCACTATAACCTCAAAGGAATATCAGAATTTAGAAGAGGCTGAAAAATTAGAAAAGATATTCCCGGACTATTTTTAG
- the yihA gene encoding ribosome biogenesis GTP-binding protein YihA/YsxC produces the protein MKIKSVYYIKSASNVSHFPNYSYPEFAFMGRSNVGKSSLINMIVGQKSLVKVGSKPGVTKSINFFMLNDRISLADLPGYGYAKLPQNLRKTFLPLIKSYVKERYNLRLAFLLIDIRREPLEFERDIIIHLTEKEIPIAIIATKCDKLSKMNTMKNAKKIASKLEIDTDSIYFSSSKTGESRKGILNLIEEFSRKDAKI, from the coding sequence ATGAAAATAAAAAGTGTTTATTATATAAAGAGTGCGTCTAATGTATCACATTTTCCTAACTATTCTTATCCTGAGTTTGCATTTATGGGCAGATCCAACGTTGGCAAATCATCCCTAATAAATATGATTGTTGGACAAAAGTCCCTGGTAAAGGTTGGATCAAAACCCGGGGTTACAAAATCAATCAATTTTTTTATGCTGAATGACAGGATATCCTTAGCGGACCTCCCAGGATACGGATATGCAAAATTACCACAAAACCTAAGAAAGACATTTCTACCCCTCATAAAAAGCTATGTTAAAGAGAGGTATAATCTTCGGCTTGCCTTCCTCCTTATTGATATTAGAAGAGAGCCATTGGAGTTTGAAAGAGACATCATCATTCACCTCACTGAGAAAGAAATCCCAATAGCAATTATTGCAACAAAATGTGATAAACTCTCAAAGATGAACACAATGAAGAATGCAAAAAAAATAGCTTCCAAATTAGAGATAGATACAGATTCAATCTACTTCTCATCATCGAAAACAGGGGAAAGCAGAAAGGGGATACTCAACCTAATTGAAGAATTTAGTCGTAAAGACGCAAAAATATAA
- a CDS encoding FAD-binding oxidoreductase, whose product MMFDQNNMPKLIQDLGDRIGRDRILTDSDILDKYSKDETSDLVRVPDMVVRARTPEEVSDILRICNQYRIPVTPRGGGTGVTGGAVPVDGGVVISLELMNRIIEIDSKNMVAVIEPGVITHAIQKAALEHGLMYPPDPASLESCSIGGNVAEGAGGPRAVKYGTTKDYVIGLEFVLPDGSIITTGGKFVKNATGYNLIGILLGSEGTLAVITKIILRLIPAPSSTIDLLIPFQSIDEAVETVCKIIHKKIVPSTIEFMERDSIKLVSKYLNEEMPFPNSNAHLLVQLDGTSEDDIRNDLVRLSLCIDNADDIIVAETKAQRERIWRARRAIREAIHNEDPIFLAEDTVVPISRIPVFLKEVKDYLNSRNLRSVMFGHAGDGNVHIDILKGDMKYEEWKRLLPELKIAIYKRALKNGGTITGEHGIGFLRKNYLPLALSPEEIGLLRRIKAAFDPNMILNPGKLF is encoded by the coding sequence ATGATGTTTGACCAGAATAATATGCCAAAATTAATACAGGATCTTGGAGATCGAATAGGCAGGGATCGAATTCTAACTGACAGTGATATACTCGATAAATACTCAAAGGATGAAACCTCTGATTTGGTTAGAGTCCCGGACATGGTTGTCAGAGCCAGAACACCTGAGGAGGTAAGCGACATCCTACGAATATGCAATCAATACAGAATACCAGTAACCCCGAGGGGGGGAGGCACGGGTGTTACCGGTGGAGCTGTGCCAGTTGATGGAGGCGTGGTAATATCGCTCGAATTGATGAATAGGATCATTGAGATTGACAGCAAAAACATGGTTGCGGTAATAGAGCCTGGGGTGATTACCCATGCTATACAGAAAGCCGCGCTTGAGCATGGTTTGATGTATCCCCCTGATCCTGCAAGCCTTGAATCATGCTCAATAGGCGGGAATGTTGCTGAAGGGGCTGGAGGTCCCAGGGCCGTTAAGTATGGGACAACAAAGGACTACGTTATTGGTCTGGAGTTTGTTCTTCCCGATGGCAGCATTATCACAACTGGTGGAAAATTTGTAAAGAATGCGACAGGATACAACCTAATTGGCATCCTATTAGGATCAGAGGGGACGCTTGCTGTAATCACAAAGATAATTCTGAGGCTTATACCTGCGCCTTCATCCACAATAGATTTGCTGATTCCTTTTCAGAGCATAGATGAGGCAGTTGAAACTGTGTGTAAAATAATTCATAAAAAAATTGTTCCATCAACCATAGAGTTTATGGAGAGGGATTCCATAAAACTCGTATCAAAATATCTAAACGAAGAGATGCCCTTCCCAAATTCAAATGCTCATCTTTTAGTGCAATTGGATGGAACCTCAGAAGACGATATACGAAATGATTTGGTGCGATTATCTCTCTGCATTGATAATGCTGATGATATTATTGTGGCGGAGACAAAGGCACAGAGGGAGCGAATCTGGAGAGCGAGACGGGCAATTCGAGAGGCAATACATAATGAAGATCCCATCTTTTTAGCAGAGGATACTGTTGTTCCCATATCGAGGATACCGGTTTTTCTCAAAGAGGTGAAGGACTATCTCAACTCGCGTAATCTGCGCTCAGTAATGTTTGGACATGCTGGAGATGGAAATGTTCATATTGACATATTGAAGGGAGATATGAAATATGAGGAATGGAAGAGATTGCTTCCTGAATTGAAAATTGCTATTTACAAAAGGGCATTAAAGAATGGCGGTACAATAACAGGAGAGCATGGAATCGGTTTCCTGAGAAAAAATTACCTGCCCCTTGCCTTAAGCCCTGAGGAGATTGGCTTGTTAAGGAGAATAAAGGCTGCCTTTGATCCAAATATGATTCTGAATCCCGGTAAATTATTCTAA
- a CDS encoding HEPN domain-containing protein — protein sequence MRSLLALVDIDSRKHTGVISYFDKYFVKTGLFEKSFSMIAHNAFDSRQISDYQDFQMPTPEQAKKQFDDAVLFIAVTEKKQELFFKEKLSLPST from the coding sequence ATTCGTTCGTTATTGGCATTAGTTGATATAGATAGCCGTAAACATACAGGTGTGATTTCCTATTTCGATAAGTATTTTGTCAAGACTGGTCTGTTTGAGAAATCATTTAGTATGATTGCACATAATGCTTTTGATAGCCGTCAAATCAGTGATTATCAAGATTTTCAAATGCCAACTCCTGAACAGGCTAAAAAGCAATTTGACGATGCTGTGCTATTTATTGCTGTAACTGAAAAGAAGCAGGAATTATTCTTCAAAGAGAAACTCTCATTACCTTCAACTTGA